From a single Candidatus Methylacidiphilales bacterium genomic region:
- a CDS encoding NADP-dependent isocitrate dehydrogenase: MTQPTILYTLTDEAPALATYSLLPIVQAYSKQAGVSVETRDISLSGRILAAFRDLLPAGQQVPDALAELGALTLKPEANIIKLPNISASVPQLKAAIAELQAKGYALPAYPEVPQNAAEKDAKARYDKVKGSAVNPVLREGNSDRRAPKAVKDYARKHPHSMGAWTKDSKTAVATMGRDDFFSNEKSVTVPEAVTVRIEFVPTGSATAVVLKDNLPLQAGEILDGTFLSRRALVAFYQQQIARAKQDGVLFSLHLKATMMKVSDPILFGHAVKVFFRNLIADHGPLLEKLGVDFNNGLGDLVAKIASLPPDQKAAIEAGILAAYEAGPALAMVNSDKGITNLHVPSDVIVDASMPAMIRTSGRMWNAQGKPQDTLAVIPDSCYAGVYQTVIDFCKKQGALDPRTMGSVSNVGLMAQAAEEYGSHNKTFELPSNGTVRVVTVPTPGGGGQKAEVLMEHAVEAGDIWRACQTKDAPVRDWVKLAVSRARASKTPAVFWLDEKRAHDAQIIAKVNTYLKDHDTSGLDLRILPPAAACQFSLERIVQGLDTISVTGNVLRDYLTDLFPILEVGTSAKMLSIVPLMNGGGLFETGAGGSAPKHVEQFLQDNYLRWDSLGEFFALAPSFEHIATTYQHEKARVLAETLDAATGKFLENDRSPGRKLGTLDNRGSHFYLALYWAQELAAQTKDRELQSVFTPIARELEGNEARIVEELKSVQGHPVDIGGYYRPDEAKAVAALRPSKTLNTILAKL; encoded by the coding sequence ATGACCCAACCCACCATCCTCTACACCCTGACCGACGAAGCCCCCGCACTGGCGACTTATTCCCTCCTTCCCATCGTGCAGGCCTACAGCAAACAGGCCGGAGTCAGCGTGGAAACACGCGATATCTCCCTTTCCGGTCGCATCCTCGCCGCTTTCCGCGACCTGCTTCCCGCCGGCCAGCAGGTTCCGGACGCCCTGGCCGAGCTCGGGGCATTGACCCTCAAGCCCGAGGCCAACATCATCAAGCTGCCCAACATCAGCGCCTCCGTTCCCCAGCTTAAGGCCGCCATCGCGGAGCTTCAGGCCAAGGGATACGCCCTGCCCGCTTATCCCGAAGTGCCGCAGAACGCCGCCGAAAAAGATGCCAAGGCGCGCTACGACAAGGTCAAGGGCAGTGCCGTCAACCCCGTCCTGCGCGAGGGAAACTCCGACCGCCGCGCCCCCAAGGCGGTCAAGGATTACGCCCGCAAACACCCCCACTCCATGGGGGCCTGGACGAAGGATTCCAAGACCGCCGTCGCCACCATGGGTCGGGACGACTTCTTCTCCAATGAAAAGTCGGTCACCGTGCCCGAAGCCGTCACCGTGCGCATCGAATTCGTCCCGACTGGATCTGCCACGGCGGTAGTCCTCAAAGACAACCTCCCGCTCCAAGCCGGCGAAATCCTCGACGGCACCTTCCTCAGCCGCCGGGCCCTGGTGGCCTTCTACCAGCAGCAAATCGCCCGCGCCAAGCAGGACGGCGTGCTGTTCTCGCTCCACCTCAAGGCCACCATGATGAAGGTCTCCGACCCCATCCTTTTCGGACACGCGGTGAAGGTCTTCTTCCGCAACCTCATCGCGGATCACGGCCCGTTGTTGGAAAAACTCGGGGTCGATTTCAACAATGGATTGGGTGATCTGGTGGCCAAGATCGCCTCCCTCCCGCCGGACCAGAAGGCCGCCATCGAGGCCGGCATTCTGGCCGCCTATGAAGCCGGCCCCGCGCTGGCCATGGTCAACTCCGACAAGGGCATCACCAACCTCCACGTGCCCAGCGACGTCATTGTCGATGCCTCCATGCCCGCCATGATCCGCACTTCCGGCCGGATGTGGAACGCCCAGGGCAAACCCCAGGACACCCTCGCGGTCATTCCCGACAGTTGTTACGCCGGCGTTTACCAAACCGTGATCGACTTCTGCAAAAAACAGGGGGCCCTGGACCCGCGCACCATGGGTTCCGTTTCCAACGTCGGCCTCATGGCCCAGGCGGCCGAGGAATACGGCTCCCACAATAAAACATTCGAGCTTCCCTCAAATGGAACGGTGCGCGTGGTCACCGTTCCGACGCCAGGCGGCGGAGGTCAGAAGGCGGAAGTTTTGATGGAGCACGCAGTCGAAGCGGGAGACATCTGGCGCGCCTGTCAAACCAAGGACGCCCCGGTGCGCGACTGGGTCAAACTGGCCGTGAGCCGGGCCCGTGCCTCCAAGACCCCCGCCGTCTTCTGGCTCGATGAAAAACGCGCCCACGACGCCCAGATCATCGCCAAGGTGAACACCTACTTGAAGGACCACGACACCTCCGGTCTGGACCTGCGCATCCTCCCGCCCGCCGCCGCCTGCCAGTTCAGCCTGGAGCGGATTGTCCAGGGACTCGACACCATTTCGGTCACTGGCAACGTCCTGCGGGACTACCTCACCGACCTCTTCCCGATCCTGGAAGTGGGCACCAGCGCCAAGATGTTGTCGATCGTCCCCCTCATGAACGGGGGCGGCTTGTTTGAAACCGGCGCCGGGGGTTCGGCTCCCAAGCACGTGGAGCAGTTCCTCCAGGACAACTACCTCCGCTGGGATTCACTGGGGGAATTCTTCGCCCTGGCCCCGTCCTTCGAGCACATCGCCACCACCTACCAGCATGAGAAAGCCCGCGTCCTTGCCGAGACCCTTGATGCCGCCACCGGCAAGTTCTTGGAAAACGACCGTTCCCCCGGTCGCAAACTCGGCACCCTCGACAACCGCGGCAGCCACTTTTATCTGGCCCTGTATTGGGCCCAGGAATTGGCCGCACAAACCAAGGACCGGGAACTGCAATCCGTGTTCACGCCCATTGCCCGGGAGTTGGAGGGGAACGAAGCCCGGATTGTGGAGGAACTGAAATCCGTCCAGGGCCACCCGGTCGACATCGGGGGCTATTACCGCCCCGACGAGGCCAAGGCCGTGGCCGCCCTGCGCCCCAGCAAGACGCTCAATACCATCTTGGCGAAGCTTTAG
- a CDS encoding glucose-6-phosphate isomerase, whose translation MSTPHWKKYTETLYRHEGLDLSLDISRMNFPEGYFSTMAPATTKALADMKALEGGAIANPDEKRMVGHYWLRNPAITPDAALKKEIIDTLADVKQFAASVHSGAVRPPKFPKFERVLIVGIGGSALGPQLLADALGTSADKMHVHFLDNTDPEGMARVLTAIGTDLGRTLVLVISKSGGTPETRNGMLEVQAAYQARGLDFAPHAVAITGVGSNLDKVAVAGGWLKRFPMWDWVGGRTSVMSTVGLVGMALQGIDIDAFLEGAKEMDAATRAGEVRQNPALLLALMWHHAGSGRGAKDMVVLPYKDRLVLFSKYLQQLVMESLGKEKDLDGKTVHQGIAVYGNKGSTDQHAYVQQLRDGINNFFATFIEVRQAGGARVEVDPGFTSGDYLQGFLRGTRAALSEGGRENITVSIAAVSPRTLGALIALYERAVGFYASFVNINAYHQPGVEAGKKAASRLLELQSKTVAALASASASGPVTAETLAAGLSADPEDVYHVLNHLAANGGARVTRGTSPALDQFTK comes from the coding sequence ATGAGCACCCCACACTGGAAAAAATACACAGAAACCCTCTACCGCCACGAGGGCCTTGACCTCAGCCTCGACATCAGCCGGATGAATTTTCCAGAGGGCTACTTCTCCACCATGGCACCGGCCACCACCAAGGCCCTGGCCGATATGAAAGCCCTCGAGGGCGGGGCCATCGCCAATCCCGATGAAAAACGGATGGTCGGCCACTATTGGCTCCGCAATCCCGCCATCACTCCGGATGCGGCGTTGAAAAAAGAAATCATCGATACCCTGGCCGATGTGAAACAATTCGCGGCCTCGGTGCACAGCGGGGCGGTCCGCCCCCCGAAGTTTCCCAAGTTCGAACGCGTCCTCATCGTCGGCATCGGGGGCTCCGCCCTGGGGCCGCAACTGCTGGCCGATGCCCTCGGCACTTCTGCGGACAAGATGCATGTCCACTTCCTCGACAACACCGATCCGGAAGGCATGGCCCGCGTTTTGACCGCCATCGGCACCGACCTGGGCCGCACCCTGGTTCTGGTCATCTCCAAGTCCGGGGGCACCCCGGAAACCCGCAACGGCATGTTGGAAGTCCAAGCCGCCTACCAGGCCAGGGGTCTTGATTTCGCCCCGCATGCCGTGGCCATCACCGGCGTCGGCAGCAACCTCGACAAGGTTGCCGTGGCGGGTGGCTGGCTCAAGCGATTCCCCATGTGGGACTGGGTGGGCGGGCGCACCTCGGTCATGAGCACCGTCGGCCTCGTCGGCATGGCCCTGCAGGGCATCGACATTGATGCCTTCCTCGAGGGGGCGAAGGAAATGGACGCGGCCACCCGGGCTGGGGAAGTCCGCCAGAACCCGGCCCTCCTCCTGGCCCTGATGTGGCACCATGCCGGCAGTGGCCGCGGGGCCAAGGACATGGTTGTCCTGCCTTACAAGGACCGTCTTGTCCTCTTCAGCAAATACCTCCAGCAATTGGTGATGGAGTCGCTGGGCAAGGAAAAGGACCTGGATGGAAAGACCGTCCACCAGGGCATCGCGGTCTACGGCAACAAGGGGTCGACCGACCAGCACGCCTACGTCCAGCAGTTGCGCGACGGGATCAACAACTTCTTCGCCACCTTCATCGAAGTCCGGCAGGCGGGCGGGGCCCGGGTCGAAGTCGATCCCGGTTTCACTTCCGGCGACTACCTCCAGGGATTCCTCCGCGGAACACGTGCCGCCCTCAGCGAGGGTGGCCGGGAAAACATCACCGTCAGCATCGCCGCCGTTTCTCCCCGCACACTTGGTGCGCTGATCGCGCTCTATGAACGCGCGGTCGGCTTTTACGCCTCCTTCGTCAACATCAACGCCTACCACCAGCCCGGGGTCGAGGCGGGCAAGAAGGCGGCCTCGCGCCTTTTGGAATTGCAGTCGAAAACGGTGGCGGCTTTGGCGTCGGCATCGGCCTCCGGGCCGGTCACGGCCGAGACTCTGGCGGCCGGATTATCCGCAGATCCCGAGGATGTCTATCACGTCCTGAACCACCTCGCCGCCAACGGCGGAGCCCGGGTGACCCGGGGAACCTCGCCTGCCTTGGATCAATTCACGAAATGA
- a CDS encoding thioesterase family protein — MSAHSHPEVPELALPVKIYFYDTDAGGVVHNVAYLRLIEQARSELAEHLGWPLAEMTGGRDCPVVARTEIDYLRPARLGDPLEIVGRLTGIERVRFHLEFEMRRTDDATVLVRCRQIMVPVNLATGRPQPLRPDWKEKWPHLFR, encoded by the coding sequence ATGTCCGCCCACAGCCATCCTGAAGTTCCGGAACTGGCCCTGCCGGTGAAGATTTATTTCTACGACACCGACGCCGGGGGCGTGGTGCACAATGTGGCCTACCTGCGCTTGATCGAGCAGGCCCGGAGCGAACTGGCGGAGCATCTGGGGTGGCCCCTGGCCGAGATGACCGGTGGAAGGGACTGTCCCGTGGTGGCCCGCACCGAGATCGATTATTTGCGCCCGGCCCGCCTGGGAGATCCCTTGGAGATCGTCGGCCGTTTGACCGGAATCGAGCGGGTGCGCTTCCATCTGGAATTTGAGATGCGACGCACCGACGATGCCACGGTGTTGGTGCGCTGCCGCCAGATCATGGTGCCGGTCAACCTGGCCACCGGCCGCCCGCAGCCGCTGCGCCCTGACTGGAAGGAAAAATGGCCCCACCTTTTCCGTTGA
- the pgl gene encoding 6-phosphogluconolactonase: protein MILREYPDESSWLETLLLEWRALGGEAVARRGAFQVALCGGSTPGAFYRALARSDWPWSATHLFIGDERCVGPEHKDSNYRMIFESLYPKKPVLHRWKTEMRDYASAALDYEHLIKRETGDPPKFDLILLGVGDDGHTASLFPGTTALEESIRPVVVHEVPQLKAKRLTFTYPAFKRARAVWFLTRGTRKKTWVDRMAAGEASAFPAARVHCDLTEPVIHHCAA from the coding sequence ATGATCCTGCGCGAATACCCGGACGAGTCCTCTTGGCTGGAAACACTGCTCCTTGAGTGGCGGGCGCTCGGCGGGGAAGCGGTGGCCCGGCGGGGGGCCTTCCAGGTCGCGTTATGCGGCGGATCCACCCCGGGGGCTTTCTACCGTGCCCTGGCCCGGTCCGACTGGCCCTGGTCGGCCACCCACTTGTTCATCGGCGACGAACGTTGCGTCGGGCCTGAACACAAAGACAGCAATTACCGGATGATTTTTGAATCCCTCTACCCGAAAAAACCCGTCCTGCACCGGTGGAAAACGGAAATGCGCGATTATGCTTCGGCCGCCCTGGATTACGAACACCTGATCAAACGGGAAACCGGTGACCCGCCCAAATTCGACCTCATCCTCCTCGGAGTGGGTGACGATGGCCATACCGCATCGCTTTTCCCCGGAACGACCGCCCTCGAAGAGTCGATCCGCCCGGTGGTGGTCCATGAAGTGCCCCAACTCAAGGCCAAACGGCTGACCTTCACCTACCCGGCCTTCAAACGGGCGCGTGCCGTCTGGTTCCTGACCCGCGGCACCAGGAAAAAAACCTGGGTCGACCGGATGGCCGCCGGGGAGGCGTCCGCCTTCCCCGCAGCCCGCGTGCACTGCGACCTGACCGAGCCGGTCATCCACCACTGCGCGGCTTGA
- the zwf gene encoding glucose-6-phosphate dehydrogenase has translation MPTSTPTPSAPTRNAKPFSVVIFGASGDLTRRKLVPAFFGLWKEQALPQDFEIIGFARREKTDESFREEMKEGTTKFSRLAPVSDSDWNEFSKHVSYHVGNFDDATSYQKLAEKLKKLAKERGLEQQLFYMATAPEFFSPVMEELKKVGLVGHGLPSRVVIEKPFGHDYQSARTLVTDLQKCIDEESLYRIDHYLGKETVQNLLYFRFANSIYEPIWQRSMIDHVQITVAEKEGVGTRGGYYDGVGAMRDMVQNHLMQLLTITAMEPPGSLHSEAIRDEKVKVLRSIPTPRLEVVPQISVRAQYNGYKTADRVAPDSVTETYVALKLYIDNWRWAGVPFYLRTGKALSTRASEIVVVFKRPPMSLFQASEREYVHRNRLHIRLQPEEGIHLNFNAKVPGKSVMSAVDMDFQYKSKFGSYSPEAYERLLHDFTVGDSTLFTRADEVLEAWRLADAIYAGWKDAPVANYEENSWGPVESDKLLARDGNRWIELGQR, from the coding sequence ATGCCCACCTCCACCCCCACTCCTTCCGCTCCCACCCGCAACGCCAAACCTTTCAGCGTGGTCATCTTTGGCGCCAGCGGCGACCTGACCCGCCGCAAGCTCGTCCCGGCCTTTTTCGGCCTGTGGAAGGAACAGGCCCTTCCCCAGGATTTCGAGATCATCGGCTTCGCCCGCCGCGAAAAAACCGATGAATCCTTCCGCGAAGAAATGAAGGAAGGCACGACCAAGTTCTCCCGTCTGGCCCCGGTGAGCGACAGTGATTGGAACGAATTCTCAAAGCATGTCTCCTACCACGTGGGCAATTTCGACGACGCCACCTCCTACCAAAAACTGGCCGAGAAGTTGAAAAAACTGGCCAAGGAACGTGGCCTGGAACAACAGCTTTTCTACATGGCCACCGCCCCGGAGTTTTTCTCCCCGGTCATGGAGGAATTGAAAAAGGTCGGCCTCGTCGGCCACGGCCTGCCCTCCCGCGTGGTGATCGAAAAACCCTTCGGCCACGACTACCAGTCCGCCCGCACCCTGGTCACCGATCTGCAGAAGTGCATCGACGAGGAATCCCTATACCGCATCGATCACTACCTGGGCAAAGAAACCGTCCAGAACCTGCTCTATTTCCGCTTCGCCAACTCGATCTACGAACCCATCTGGCAGCGCTCCATGATCGACCACGTCCAGATCACCGTGGCGGAAAAAGAAGGCGTGGGCACGCGCGGTGGCTACTACGACGGTGTGGGGGCGATGCGCGACATGGTGCAAAACCACCTCATGCAACTCCTGACCATCACCGCGATGGAACCCCCCGGTTCGCTCCACTCCGAAGCCATCCGCGATGAAAAGGTCAAGGTCCTGCGCTCGATCCCGACACCCCGGTTGGAAGTCGTGCCCCAGATCTCCGTCCGTGCGCAATACAATGGCTACAAGACGGCCGACCGGGTCGCCCCCGATTCCGTCACCGAAACCTACGTCGCCCTCAAGCTCTACATCGACAACTGGCGCTGGGCCGGTGTTCCCTTCTATCTGCGCACCGGCAAGGCCCTCTCCACCCGCGCCAGTGAAATCGTCGTTGTCTTCAAACGGCCACCGATGTCCCTCTTCCAGGCCAGCGAGCGGGAATACGTCCACCGCAACCGCCTCCACATCCGCCTGCAACCCGAGGAAGGCATCCACTTGAATTTCAACGCCAAGGTTCCCGGGAAGAGCGTCATGAGCGCGGTCGACATGGACTTCCAATACAAAAGCAAATTCGGTTCCTATTCCCCCGAGGCTTACGAACGGCTCCTGCACGACTTCACCGTCGGTGACTCCACCCTTTTCACCCGCGCCGATGAAGTCTTGGAAGCCTGGCGTCTGGCCGATGCCATCTACGCCGGTTGGAAGGACGCCCCCGTGGCCAACTACGAGGAAAACAGCTGGGGCCCGGTGGAATCGGACAAGCTCCTCGCCCGCGACGGCAACCGCTGGATCGAACTCGGCCAGCGCTGA
- a CDS encoding ComEC/Rec2 family competence protein: MADEHDVGDRGVPCPLFWMALASAAGILLGHIKAVPPIAWVVFFLPAAGLAWVAGKRWRVVALWMAVGAASALWFQARALSLPPAHLFHQVGLTPTEARLRIEVAEDPVERRARGGGDSTRWEFRARVVGINQSGQWRETDGWVQVRFENPSDPDPAYGDVIEGSGYLAPPRVTMNPGQFDYAAWLRSRGVLYQFYLHGPDAVAVEHGRGSWLLHRAVAFKRHMRRLLNLGLEDRPEPAGLLSAMLFGYRDGMAEPVEEAFRVTGTMHLFAVSGQNVGIILGMLVLVLRTAGLIRWRWSWLVLPLLLLFCLSTGMQPSAFRAFVMAGLVSVGWALYRPVGLFNILGAAALFMFVWDPRILTDLGFQLSFVVLLGLSLLAPPLLRCWVRWGAPDPWIPRRLLPAWRLRVESAWRAVGTVVAVSLAAWLASLPHSIGCFHLFAPVALLANILVVPLAGVVLVLGSVSVAVGSVWGALALLPNLCSARILEFMASAITFLAGVPGGHGFVVLPWDRPPAGAVVMTVLHDGPAAPVVVQAEGRALLLDPGPERTWEYLVDSFRRWQGINEWEAVVLGHGGARRMGSATQILAGVPVREWVDSGWRSRSGVQHRWLAALQEQGKGKRFWRRGDRFSWPGGWTIEVLWPGSEMDLERLEDRGLVFRASGPGGAVLFAGDISAEVERRLLAAGAGLRADVLLQGEHSAGLNLSSAWLEAVRPSVLIRPGRGYQPDHSLDDHFWRDVERLGVRVLQQDDCGAVELRFRPEGLETVPFRSASD; encoded by the coding sequence ATGGCTGATGAGCATGATGTGGGCGACCGGGGGGTGCCCTGCCCTCTTTTCTGGATGGCCCTGGCTTCGGCCGCAGGCATTCTCCTCGGACATATCAAAGCAGTGCCACCAATCGCCTGGGTGGTGTTCTTTCTTCCGGCGGCCGGCCTGGCCTGGGTGGCCGGCAAGCGGTGGCGGGTGGTGGCTTTGTGGATGGCGGTGGGGGCGGCCTCAGCCCTCTGGTTCCAGGCCCGCGCGCTCAGTTTGCCGCCGGCACATCTTTTCCACCAAGTGGGTTTGACCCCGACCGAGGCGCGTTTACGCATCGAGGTGGCGGAGGACCCGGTAGAACGCCGGGCCCGCGGGGGCGGCGATTCCACCCGTTGGGAGTTCCGCGCGCGTGTCGTGGGTATCAATCAGTCGGGTCAATGGCGGGAAACGGACGGCTGGGTTCAGGTGCGTTTCGAAAATCCGTCGGATCCGGATCCGGCCTACGGCGACGTCATCGAGGGCTCCGGTTACCTGGCCCCGCCGCGGGTGACGATGAATCCGGGGCAGTTCGATTATGCGGCTTGGTTGCGGAGCCGTGGGGTGCTCTACCAGTTTTACCTCCATGGCCCCGATGCCGTGGCCGTCGAACACGGGCGGGGTTCATGGCTTCTCCATCGTGCGGTGGCGTTCAAACGCCACATGCGCCGCCTGCTCAACCTGGGATTGGAGGACCGGCCGGAACCCGCGGGACTGCTCTCGGCCATGTTGTTTGGTTACCGCGATGGCATGGCCGAGCCGGTGGAAGAGGCGTTCCGGGTCACGGGGACGATGCACCTCTTTGCCGTCAGCGGACAGAATGTGGGCATCATTTTGGGAATGTTGGTCTTGGTGCTGAGGACCGCGGGGTTGATCCGTTGGCGTTGGAGTTGGCTGGTGTTGCCACTGCTGCTTTTGTTCTGCCTCAGCACCGGAATGCAACCGAGTGCCTTCCGTGCTTTTGTCATGGCCGGTTTGGTATCCGTAGGTTGGGCCCTGTATCGTCCCGTGGGTCTTTTCAACATTCTCGGGGCGGCGGCCCTTTTCATGTTTGTCTGGGATCCCCGCATACTGACGGATCTGGGATTCCAGTTGTCGTTTGTTGTGTTGTTGGGGCTTTCCCTGTTGGCCCCGCCTCTGCTGCGTTGCTGGGTGCGGTGGGGTGCCCCTGATCCGTGGATTCCACGGCGGTTGCTCCCGGCCTGGCGCCTGCGGGTCGAATCGGCCTGGCGCGCCGTCGGAACGGTGGTGGCGGTTTCTTTGGCCGCATGGCTGGCCTCGCTTCCGCACAGCATCGGCTGCTTCCATCTCTTCGCCCCCGTGGCTTTGCTGGCAAACATCCTGGTCGTTCCGCTGGCGGGAGTGGTCCTGGTTCTGGGGTCGGTATCGGTGGCGGTGGGTTCGGTCTGGGGTGCGCTGGCCCTGCTGCCGAATTTGTGCAGTGCGCGGATCCTGGAATTCATGGCTAGTGCCATCACCTTTTTGGCGGGAGTTCCCGGCGGCCACGGCTTTGTCGTTCTGCCCTGGGACCGTCCGCCGGCCGGGGCGGTGGTGATGACGGTTCTTCACGATGGACCCGCCGCCCCGGTGGTGGTGCAGGCGGAGGGTCGTGCCCTGCTCCTCGATCCCGGTCCGGAAAGAACCTGGGAATACCTGGTCGATTCCTTCCGTCGTTGGCAGGGGATCAACGAGTGGGAGGCCGTGGTCCTCGGACACGGCGGTGCCCGGCGGATGGGTTCGGCCACGCAGATCCTGGCCGGGGTGCCGGTGCGGGAATGGGTCGACTCCGGCTGGCGTTCCCGTTCGGGGGTCCAGCACCGCTGGCTGGCCGCGTTGCAGGAGCAGGGCAAGGGCAAACGATTCTGGCGCAGGGGGGACCGCTTTTCCTGGCCGGGCGGCTGGACCATCGAGGTGTTGTGGCCGGGGTCGGAAATGGACCTGGAACGATTGGAAGACCGCGGCCTTGTCTTCCGCGCCTCCGGCCCCGGTGGGGCGGTTTTGTTCGCGGGGGATATCTCGGCCGAAGTCGAGCGACGCCTTCTGGCCGCGGGTGCCGGGTTGCGCGCGGATGTTCTGCTGCAGGGGGAACACTCGGCCGGGCTCAATCTTTCCAGCGCGTGGCTGGAAGCGGTTCGGCCCTCGGTCCTGATCCGTCCGGGTCGCGGCTACCAACCTGACCATTCACTCGACGACCATTTTTGGCGGGACGTGGAGCGTTTGGGCGTGAGGGTGCTGCAACAGGACGATTGCGGGGCGGTGGAGCTGCGCTTCCGGCCGGAGGGGCTGGAGACGGTGCCCTTCCGGAGCGCTAGCGATTGA